CCGTCACTCAGGAATGCGCCTTGTTTTATCAGCTCAAACAGTGAATTATTGCGATCGGCATCAAAGTTTTTGGTGCCGATTTTCATTTCAATGTGGTCTGTGAACATATGATCACCCAACCATTGGAGGCCGTCCTTTGTGAGAAAATCAACCGTGTTGTCAAGTGACTTCAGGACGATCGAATGAATCTGCGCTTCGCCGCAATGAAACAGGAAAATGTGGTTTCTGGAAAAATGCTCGAGGTATTCTGCCCGCGTCAGGACACCTTCCCAGATCAAATCTGAAAATACGTCGAGCTCCTGCTCGGCGACCTGTGGATTCTCAGACTTTATTTTGTCCCATTCCGCCTTGTCGATAGATTGTGTGGCGAGAAAGTTTACGAATTCCGGGTGGAGTTCTTCAAATTGTTCTTTGGTGAGGCGTGCGTATTTCATGATGTTACTGAATTGCTGGGTTGCAAAGTTACAGATTTTGAAACTTTGGAATTCAAAATTGGCCGTCCGGTTGACAAAATTTTGGATACCGAACATGGATGCCTAGCCCCGATGGAAGCGGCATCCTTTTTACCGGAACGCAGTGGAGGGAAAAAGATATAGCGGACAGCGGGATCAGCTTCACCCTAAAAAATGCGAACCGGCGAAGCAAAAAAAAATCCCGAAATAAATCGGGATTTCTATTCTCAGACGCTGAGGCACCTGGCACCCAGTCGCTTTTTACTTCTCAGCTACGATTTCGTAAGGAAGGTCAACTACCACATCTCTGTGCAAACGCACTGTAGCGTTGTATTTTCCTGTACGCTTAACGACACCGCTTGTGATGAATTTACGGTCAATCTCGTGTCCTGCCTTAGCCAAAGCTTCAGCCAGGTCGATGTTGGTGATCGAACCGAATAATTTCTCACCACCTGCTTTTGCGGTAAGCTTGATATCCAATGATTTCAGGGTTTCAGCCAAAGCTTTTGCATCGTTAACGATTTTAGCTTCTTTGTGTGCCCTTTGTTTCAGGTTTTCAGCCAAAACTTTTTTAGCTGAAGGCGTTGCCATGTGCGCAAATCCTTGAGGGATCAGGTAATTACGTCCGTAACCTGCTTTCACCGTTACGACATCGTCTTTAAAACCTAAATTCTGAACGTCTTGTTTTAAGATCAATTCCATGTTGTTGTCCTTGTTAGAGAAGTTAGGTTCCGAAAACGGAAACCAACAACTGTGTTTTTAATTATTTCAATAAATCGGCCACGTATGGCATTAAGGCCAGGTGACGTGCGCGTTTTACGGCCACAGACACTTTCCTTTGGTATTTCAGTGAAGTCCCTGTCAAACGGCGTGGAAGGATTTTCCCTTGCTCGTTCACGAATTTCAACAAGAAATCAGGATCCTTATAATCTACATATTTGATTCCGGATTTCTTGAAACGGCAATACTTCTTAGTCTTGTTGGTTTCAATGTTCAAAGGCGTAAGATATCTGATATCCCCGTCTTTTTTTCCTTTTGCTGATTGCTCTATCGTAGACATAATTATGCTTTTGTTTTGTTTTTAGCTCTTCTTCTCTCAGCCCATGAAATGGCGTGCTTGTCAAGTGTAACGGTAAGGAAACGCATTACTCTTTCGTCACGTCTGAATTCGGTTTCGAAAGCAATCAGGTGCTCGCCTGCTACCTTGAATTCAAATAAATGGTAAAAACCACTTTTTTTGTTCTGGATTTCGTAAGCCATTTTTTTCAGGCCCCAATCCTCTTTTGATACCATCTCTGCTCCTCTGCTCGTAAGAAAATCTTCGAATTTGCTTACTGTTTCCTTTACCTGAACTTCAGATAAAACGGGATTTAAGATGAAAACAGTTTCATAATGATTCATAAAAAATTATTTTAAATTGGGTGCAAAAGTAATCATTTAATTTAAATGCACAAGCACAACGGCATTATTATCGATGAAAGGCAATTTTTGACTTTAAAAATTAGTTTGTTTAAAAAATTTGATATACTTTTAAAATTCCCAAAATTTAAGAACAGAGATCTATGAAGTTGAATTGT
The nucleotide sequence above comes from Flavobacterium magnum. Encoded proteins:
- a CDS encoding DUF6495 family protein: MKYARLTKEQFEELHPEFVNFLATQSIDKAEWDKIKSENPQVAEQELDVFSDLIWEGVLTRAEYLEHFSRNHIFLFHCGEAQIHSIVLKSLDNTVDFLTKDGLQWLGDHMFTDHIEMKIGTKNFDADRNNSLFELIKQGAFLSDGALYLQIKSVMNS
- the rplI gene encoding 50S ribosomal protein L9, which gives rise to MELILKQDVQNLGFKDDVVTVKAGYGRNYLIPQGFAHMATPSAKKVLAENLKQRAHKEAKIVNDAKALAETLKSLDIKLTAKAGGEKLFGSITNIDLAEALAKAGHEIDRKFITSGVVKRTGKYNATVRLHRDVVVDLPYEIVAEK
- the rpsR gene encoding 30S ribosomal protein S18: MSTIEQSAKGKKDGDIRYLTPLNIETNKTKKYCRFKKSGIKYVDYKDPDFLLKFVNEQGKILPRRLTGTSLKYQRKVSVAVKRARHLALMPYVADLLK
- the rpsF gene encoding 30S ribosomal protein S6, with product MNHYETVFILNPVLSEVQVKETVSKFEDFLTSRGAEMVSKEDWGLKKMAYEIQNKKSGFYHLFEFKVAGEHLIAFETEFRRDERVMRFLTVTLDKHAISWAERRRAKNKTKA